The following proteins come from a genomic window of Sphaerisporangium rubeum:
- a CDS encoding recombinase family protein: MAWNPRRVGGRTELDIVPDQLVWALYARESLDADGEKEQVENQLDDLRTFVGEIGGKIGKEYAENDTSAFKKVRVRLEDGTVAFRVVRPVWDELLRELRKGTYNALALPNIDRGMRDPRDLEDLIDLVEHFGVLVMGMTGYLDLTTDAGIAMARNEVNQRNLESRNLSRRITTGKRRAALKGRAMGGRLRPFGWQDNKIDLNPRETALIREATARIIAGVKARTIAREWAEQGVPTVAGGQWTTRTIEQIFTSPRLCGLQTYKGEVLKDKEGQPVRGVWHAIITEEQHNALVQTLKVYKRDYGRDGRGHPTKYLLSPFVRCGKCNSRMRGGMRPGANGAKTAIYACRDKTEGGCGGCARIAEKVDEYITALVIADHQRVQFREIGELPEWDKEDDLTAIRGQLQEITTAYKERRIKGSRYFTLLEELEAEERRLEADQRRHQTARVRRTEGVANLAEKWKDPNFTLDQRQAAIAQSLQAVVIHPTRPGQRHFDPNLIEPIWKIDRGPRT; encoded by the coding sequence ATGGCATGGAACCCCCGCCGTGTCGGCGGTCGAACAGAGTTGGACATCGTCCCTGACCAGCTTGTCTGGGCACTGTACGCTCGCGAGTCGCTCGATGCCGATGGAGAGAAAGAGCAGGTAGAGAACCAGCTCGATGATCTCCGTACCTTCGTCGGCGAGATCGGCGGGAAGATCGGCAAGGAGTACGCCGAGAACGACACGTCAGCCTTCAAGAAGGTGCGGGTCCGCCTCGAAGACGGCACCGTCGCGTTCCGGGTCGTCAGACCCGTGTGGGATGAGCTGCTACGGGAGCTACGCAAAGGCACCTACAACGCGCTCGCGCTCCCGAACATCGACCGTGGCATGCGCGACCCTCGGGACCTCGAAGACCTGATCGATCTTGTAGAGCACTTCGGCGTACTGGTCATGGGCATGACCGGCTACCTGGACCTGACCACGGACGCGGGCATCGCCATGGCGCGCAACGAGGTCAACCAACGCAACCTGGAATCCCGCAACCTCTCCCGCAGGATCACGACTGGCAAGCGCCGCGCCGCACTCAAGGGACGCGCCATGGGTGGCCGGCTCCGGCCGTTCGGCTGGCAGGACAACAAGATCGACCTCAACCCGCGTGAGACGGCCCTGATCAGGGAGGCAACAGCACGCATCATTGCCGGGGTGAAGGCACGCACGATCGCGCGTGAGTGGGCCGAGCAAGGTGTACCCACCGTTGCCGGAGGCCAATGGACCACCCGCACCATTGAGCAGATCTTCACGAGCCCGCGTCTCTGTGGTCTCCAGACCTACAAGGGCGAGGTACTGAAGGACAAGGAAGGCCAACCGGTACGGGGTGTGTGGCACGCCATCATCACGGAAGAACAGCACAATGCCCTCGTCCAGACGCTCAAGGTCTACAAGCGCGACTACGGACGTGACGGTCGTGGCCATCCGACCAAGTACCTCCTCTCCCCCTTCGTCCGCTGCGGCAAGTGCAACAGCCGCATGCGCGGCGGCATGCGGCCTGGCGCGAACGGCGCCAAGACCGCCATCTACGCGTGTCGCGACAAGACAGAGGGAGGCTGCGGAGGCTGCGCTCGAATCGCCGAGAAGGTTGATGAGTACATCACGGCCCTAGTGATCGCGGACCATCAACGTGTCCAGTTCCGCGAGATCGGCGAGTTGCCGGAGTGGGACAAGGAAGACGATCTCACCGCGATAAGAGGGCAGCTCCAGGAGATCACGACCGCGTACAAGGAACGGCGCATCAAGGGAAGCCGCTACTTCACGCTCCTAGAGGAGCTGGAAGCCGAAGAGCGCCGCCTTGAAGCCGACCAGCGTAGACACCAGACGGCGCGAGTACGGCGCACTGAGGGAGTCGCGAACCTGGCCGAGAAGTGGAAAGACCCGAACTTCACCCTGGACCAGCGGCAAGCCGCGATCGCACAGAGCCTACAAGCTGTGGTGATTCACCCGACCCGTCCCGGACAGCGACATTTCGACCCGAACCTGATCGAACCTATCTGGAAGATAGATCGTGGCCCGCGAACATAA
- a CDS encoding DUF4365 domain-containing protein, with product MGTLDTSACKEWFSVSYVQALAYAAGYTVMIDTVDHLGVDLEIKDRAMRVDVQMKCTEESAAAEDYLSYNLDVRTYNLLSDPGRNVPAYLFVVEVPELRENWISALEDGIHLRKCGYFANMSLLPPTGNRVTKSVRLSRTNKLTVESLDRLMKEARGMA from the coding sequence GTGGGCACTCTGGATACCTCGGCATGCAAAGAGTGGTTCAGCGTATCTTACGTCCAAGCTTTAGCTTATGCGGCGGGTTACACGGTAATGATCGACACCGTTGACCATCTGGGCGTGGATCTCGAAATCAAGGATCGTGCCATGCGCGTAGACGTCCAGATGAAATGCACTGAGGAGTCCGCTGCGGCTGAGGACTACTTGTCCTATAACTTGGACGTGCGCACTTACAACTTGCTGAGCGATCCAGGACGAAACGTTCCGGCTTACTTGTTTGTCGTGGAAGTTCCGGAATTGCGAGAAAACTGGATAAGTGCACTCGAAGACGGGATTCACCTGCGCAAGTGTGGTTACTTCGCCAATATGTCCTTATTGCCACCTACCGGTAATCGAGTCACCAAGTCGGTTCGATTATCTCGCACCAACAAGCTTACGGTCGAATCTCTCGATCGGCTCATGAAGGAAGCTCGAGGTATGGCATGA
- a CDS encoding cell division protein FtsK, translating to MRRNARRIRRDGIEPMMILSDDLEFAPIALVTIARGMWRYRSELAPVTAALLTLTSGTILHAAYAVWWPIVLILAALTSWVLAFFGRWVNLTRPAERGYAAATVLLAGGWTAAATAVGPSAVPLPHVLAIGTFVTGLPWWAHRRRRARVRVERTLAAWPEISQAIGLAGSRIQSAVVDLWGYRARVALARGQTVEDVVSKLPALESALGTRRGAARVQPVPERANRMELRVIENDPHADAIAWPGPSVTSITQPVKLGLFEDGSPVRVSLLRRHVLVGGVAGAGKSGGVNVILADLSACPDVVIWGIDLKRGMELLPWASCLDRVATTAQEAQALLRDAVAVLDGRADVLAQQGQRVWQPRPDAPALVILIDEYAELVDEAPEAVRHADSIARRGRAVAVTLVAATQRPSQKAMGQGAVRSQMDVRISFRVRERRDVDLILGQGMFKAGWHSHSLNAPGKFLVSAPEHDIPRRARTFLLTDDAVQCTTGRHASNRPPLDEISTAALEATPTSADEDAPAIACHGHTTASHDAENTLWTALRDAPGEGMSIEDLMRQTGMGRSWVYYRLQEHARSGRVAQVSRGRWRAHPDS from the coding sequence TTGCGGCGCAACGCTCGCCGCATCCGGCGCGACGGCATCGAACCGATGATGATCCTTTCCGATGATCTGGAGTTCGCGCCTATCGCCCTGGTGACCATCGCTCGCGGGATGTGGCGCTACCGCTCCGAACTCGCGCCGGTCACTGCGGCGCTTCTCACCCTCACTAGTGGGACGATCCTGCACGCGGCATACGCCGTATGGTGGCCCATCGTGCTCATCCTCGCTGCGCTGACCTCGTGGGTGCTCGCGTTCTTCGGCCGATGGGTCAACCTCACTCGACCCGCGGAACGCGGTTACGCCGCGGCGACCGTTCTTCTGGCAGGCGGATGGACGGCAGCCGCGACAGCCGTAGGGCCGTCGGCCGTGCCGCTTCCTCATGTGCTCGCCATAGGCACGTTTGTGACCGGCTTGCCATGGTGGGCACACCGCCGGCGCCGTGCCCGCGTACGTGTGGAACGCACGCTCGCCGCGTGGCCGGAGATCTCTCAGGCCATCGGTCTGGCCGGTTCGCGCATCCAATCGGCGGTCGTGGACCTGTGGGGATACCGCGCTCGCGTAGCCCTGGCGCGTGGTCAGACGGTGGAGGACGTCGTTTCCAAGCTTCCTGCTTTGGAGTCGGCTCTCGGTACACGGCGGGGTGCGGCGCGCGTGCAGCCGGTTCCCGAACGCGCCAACCGTATGGAACTGCGGGTGATCGAGAACGATCCGCACGCTGACGCCATCGCTTGGCCGGGTCCCTCCGTCACCTCGATCACCCAACCCGTCAAGTTGGGTCTCTTCGAGGATGGCAGCCCGGTACGGGTTTCCCTGCTCCGGCGTCATGTCCTGGTGGGTGGCGTGGCCGGCGCCGGCAAGAGCGGCGGAGTCAATGTCATCCTTGCCGACCTGTCCGCCTGCCCGGACGTGGTCATCTGGGGTATCGATCTCAAGCGCGGGATGGAACTCCTCCCGTGGGCATCCTGCCTGGATCGTGTCGCCACCACCGCACAGGAGGCCCAAGCCCTGTTGCGCGACGCCGTGGCCGTCCTGGACGGCCGTGCCGACGTGCTCGCTCAGCAGGGACAACGGGTGTGGCAGCCACGTCCGGATGCGCCTGCCCTGGTCATTCTGATCGACGAGTACGCCGAACTCGTCGACGAGGCACCGGAAGCCGTCCGACATGCCGACTCCATCGCCCGACGTGGACGTGCCGTCGCGGTCACTCTCGTAGCCGCGACACAACGTCCCTCACAGAAGGCCATGGGGCAAGGCGCGGTGCGCTCACAGATGGACGTGCGGATCTCCTTCCGGGTACGGGAACGGCGTGACGTGGACCTGATCCTCGGCCAAGGCATGTTCAAAGCCGGCTGGCACTCCCACAGTCTCAACGCACCCGGCAAGTTCCTCGTCAGCGCACCGGAGCACGACATCCCTCGACGCGCACGAACCTTCCTCCTCACCGACGACGCCGTACAGTGCACCACTGGCCGGCACGCATCCAACCGTCCGCCACTGGACGAAATCTCCACCGCTGCCCTCGAAGCGACACCCACGAGTGCCGACGAGGACGCACCGGCCATCGCCTGCCATGGACACACGACGGCCTCGCATGACGCTGAAAACACCCTGTGGACAGCCCTACGCGACGCTCCTGGAGAGGGAATGTCGATCGAGGACCTGATGCGCCAGACCGGCATGGGGCGCTCATGGGTCTACTACCGGTTGCAAGAGCACGCACGATCAGGACGAGTCGCACAAGTCAGCCGGGGACGCTGGCGCGCACATCCTGATAGCTGA
- a CDS encoding helix-turn-helix domain-containing protein, whose product MAMDQRHLREILDAVFARQDMDDVCRRHDVGGIIRILGKFGITQGQIASLTGITQGRISEYKTGKRIPTAKSTFEAIADGLDMPAHLRHHLGLSPANDATGASGAQVINGEFQIATDTFDLQLLAEEVGKRGDALKRRELLGMIARLGATTTLAQNEVWERLAYALTKPSALDEAVVREMEARSAGFHRLEEIMSANSIYKGLALHLREVGTILNGTATDPKDELRQRLIVVAAESSVLAGWIASDMGSPTTARNFYTTAERAAKEANDPSIIACAYAYRSYIPSAKGSHGRARALLASALEVLPPSSSPGTMSWLAARHAEESAALGDKESAIHSWARAEEAFSISDPEEDRVWTRFLDQDRFDSFRIATYSRMGRLNEAEEMAHAVIARLPQVERKRAAIILADIATAHIVQGSIDAAAKVARDGLAAVRETEYALWLPRFEVLAESLRRWQTQPMVRAFMEDLAMTKRQFSLSQR is encoded by the coding sequence ATGGCGATGGATCAGCGCCACCTAAGAGAGATCCTCGATGCCGTCTTCGCACGTCAGGATATGGACGACGTGTGCCGGCGACACGATGTCGGAGGCATCATCCGCATCCTCGGCAAATTCGGTATTACCCAAGGGCAGATCGCCAGCCTGACAGGGATCACCCAGGGGCGCATAAGCGAGTACAAGACAGGCAAGCGAATACCGACCGCAAAGTCTACATTTGAGGCGATCGCTGATGGCTTGGACATGCCTGCACATCTGCGTCACCATCTGGGGCTTTCCCCAGCCAATGACGCTACCGGTGCTAGCGGTGCTCAAGTGATCAACGGTGAGTTCCAGATCGCCACAGACACGTTCGACTTGCAGCTCCTAGCGGAAGAAGTCGGGAAGCGGGGTGACGCGTTGAAACGCCGTGAACTCCTCGGCATGATCGCGCGACTTGGTGCCACCACAACACTGGCCCAGAACGAGGTATGGGAGCGGCTCGCCTACGCGCTGACCAAGCCGTCAGCCCTGGACGAAGCCGTGGTCCGCGAGATGGAAGCACGATCCGCCGGCTTCCATCGCCTCGAAGAGATCATGTCCGCAAACAGCATCTACAAGGGACTTGCCCTCCACCTCAGAGAGGTAGGGACGATCCTCAACGGCACAGCCACCGACCCCAAGGATGAGCTGAGACAACGCTTGATCGTCGTAGCAGCGGAGAGCAGCGTCCTAGCCGGCTGGATCGCCAGCGACATGGGCAGCCCGACGACCGCGCGCAACTTCTACACCACTGCCGAGCGAGCCGCCAAAGAGGCCAACGACCCCAGCATCATCGCGTGTGCCTACGCCTACCGCAGCTACATCCCCAGCGCGAAAGGCTCTCACGGGAGAGCAAGAGCACTCCTGGCGAGCGCGTTAGAAGTACTTCCCCCGTCCTCTTCCCCAGGAACGATGTCATGGCTCGCCGCACGACACGCGGAAGAGAGCGCAGCCCTAGGAGACAAAGAAAGCGCCATCCACTCCTGGGCCCGCGCCGAAGAAGCTTTCAGCATCTCCGACCCCGAAGAGGACCGCGTCTGGACCCGCTTCCTCGACCAAGACCGCTTCGACTCCTTCCGCATCGCGACCTACTCACGCATGGGAAGGCTTAACGAAGCCGAAGAGATGGCTCACGCTGTTATCGCGCGACTCCCACAGGTAGAGCGTAAACGAGCCGCCATCATACTCGCCGATATCGCCACAGCCCACATCGTCCAAGGCTCCATCGACGCGGCAGCCAAAGTCGCAAGAGACGGCCTCGCCGCAGTCCGAGAGACAGAGTATGCCCTTTGGCTCCCCCGGTTTGAAGTCCTGGCAGAAAGCTTGCGACGGTGGCAGACACAGCCGATGGTTCGAGCGTTCATGGAAGACCTAGCTATGACGAAGCGTCAGTTCTCTTTGTCTCAGCGCTAA
- the cutA gene encoding divalent cation tolerance protein CutA — protein sequence MEGYAQVLTTVPSRAAAAALAGSIVNARLAACVQTVGPIHSLYWWNGKPEDAEEWQLLIKTTMTHLSALEKHIKENHSYDIPEIIVTPIVGGSADYLRWISAETKRTDASS from the coding sequence GTGGAAGGGTATGCACAAGTCCTAACGACTGTGCCTAGCAGAGCTGCGGCGGCAGCGCTGGCAGGCAGCATCGTTAATGCCAGATTGGCTGCCTGCGTTCAAACCGTAGGACCTATCCACTCCCTATACTGGTGGAATGGTAAGCCGGAAGACGCCGAAGAATGGCAACTCTTGATAAAGACAACCATGACACACCTTTCGGCTTTGGAAAAGCATATCAAAGAAAATCACAGCTATGACATACCCGAGATCATCGTGACGCCGATTGTTGGCGGTAGCGCTGATTATCTACGCTGGATTAGCGCTGAGACAAAGAGAACTGACGCTTCGTCATAG
- a CDS encoding protein kinase domain-containing protein has protein sequence MLRISLSREFRYIHEPLHANESTLPYLGDENLISELGHRLTYSKGGAFLVSGFRGVGKTTLALRALEKTRHASQSSEIIVPIVLTVARPTTSERLLFTVVRRLFEALEDSGVIHRLHPVTRRALSLAYIRTSMGIKQTQGQSSERGLTFGLGKGDQKVAGWAGYLSPNLSASTKRSRSLAHEMSYLTYSEADVEHDLQRVVGLISQDRENSERGAWIGRILRLPRSKPVRLIVILDEIDKLTVGPSGLAEVESLISGLKNIMATSGIHFVVVAGPDLHDQVVKDASRGNSVYESVFAWRAYVPCNWNAPDQLIQGITSTARLSTGEVGDQSSQLTDFTNYLRYKARGVPRKLLQEFGDFVHWSEDGPILSITKSDEDRIRFYARLEQIVDEFFSTAEIAKLFPVPIDDDRWRLGCYYAIDWILRSEGSTFKVSDIAVSSNDQGLDPLLRIRQREIEQLLNHLVTHGVIDLVHTPGVEDRVIEHAPEVQLPIFKLADDIKRSLLGIAIENEAERAALSISAIYLASGGGIPEPSHVISDRYELIERIALGGMGEVWRGHDRLLRRDVAIKRLIAYGGGDQLLRLGRNEARISARLQHPGLVPTFDVIDRDREGFYIVSELIDGPSLDAVIHEFGEIPPIQAVRLAIPVAETLEYLAGENLIRFDIKPANIMISPLRGPLVIDLALVRDANHTTTDPGTIMGTPIYMAPEVFLGAGPDIRADIYSFGVMLYECLTGKRAFGGKFHDVAEAITNAGINTDGIPGSYELVQIVRTAVARERNERWNSFREIQAALLATPEAKSLEIASLGPWAAFPSL, from the coding sequence GTGCTAAGAATATCACTTAGCCGAGAATTCCGCTACATTCATGAACCACTCCATGCAAATGAAAGCACACTCCCATACTTGGGCGACGAGAATTTGATTTCAGAACTTGGCCACCGCTTAACTTACTCCAAGGGAGGCGCATTTCTTGTTAGCGGGTTCCGCGGGGTCGGCAAAACAACGCTTGCATTGCGGGCACTAGAAAAAACTCGACACGCGTCGCAGAGTAGCGAAATTATTGTTCCCATAGTCCTAACAGTTGCCCGGCCAACGACTTCTGAACGCTTACTCTTCACAGTCGTTCGTCGCCTGTTCGAAGCTCTCGAAGATTCGGGAGTTATTCATCGTCTCCATCCTGTCACACGGCGCGCTCTTTCACTAGCCTATATCCGCACTTCCATGGGAATTAAACAGACGCAAGGTCAATCATCTGAACGAGGTCTCACGTTCGGCTTAGGCAAGGGTGATCAAAAAGTCGCAGGATGGGCAGGGTATCTCTCCCCGAATTTATCGGCATCCACAAAGCGATCTAGATCTCTGGCCCATGAAATGTCCTACTTAACTTACTCTGAAGCAGACGTCGAGCACGACTTACAGCGAGTAGTAGGACTCATAAGTCAGGACCGCGAGAACAGCGAAAGAGGGGCATGGATCGGACGAATTTTACGTCTTCCCCGTAGTAAGCCTGTGCGCCTGATCGTTATCTTAGATGAAATTGATAAGTTGACTGTCGGCCCCTCTGGACTAGCCGAAGTAGAATCGTTGATCAGCGGCTTGAAGAACATCATGGCTACTAGCGGCATTCACTTTGTGGTGGTTGCGGGCCCAGACCTACATGATCAAGTAGTGAAGGATGCGAGCCGGGGGAACAGCGTTTATGAAAGCGTTTTCGCATGGCGTGCTTATGTACCTTGCAATTGGAACGCTCCCGATCAGCTCATACAGGGGATCACCTCCACTGCGAGACTATCAACCGGAGAAGTAGGCGACCAAAGTTCCCAACTGACGGACTTTACTAACTACCTTCGCTACAAAGCCAGGGGCGTGCCACGTAAACTCCTACAAGAGTTCGGCGATTTCGTACACTGGAGCGAAGATGGACCGATCTTATCTATTACGAAAAGCGACGAGGACCGCATAAGGTTCTATGCGCGCCTTGAGCAGATAGTCGACGAATTCTTCAGCACGGCCGAGATTGCCAAGCTATTTCCAGTTCCGATCGATGATGATCGCTGGCGGCTGGGATGCTACTACGCAATCGATTGGATCCTCCGTAGCGAAGGAAGCACCTTCAAGGTGTCTGACATTGCTGTAAGCTCCAACGATCAAGGCCTAGACCCATTACTGCGAATCCGCCAGCGGGAGATCGAGCAACTTCTTAATCATTTAGTTACGCATGGTGTTATTGACCTTGTCCACACTCCTGGTGTCGAAGATCGTGTCATCGAGCACGCACCCGAAGTACAACTACCTATTTTCAAGCTTGCCGATGACATCAAGCGCTCGCTCCTGGGTATTGCCATTGAAAACGAGGCTGAACGAGCAGCACTGTCAATATCAGCTATCTATCTAGCCTCGGGGGGAGGCATCCCTGAGCCCTCACATGTTATTAGTGATCGCTATGAGCTAATAGAGCGGATTGCACTAGGAGGAATGGGCGAGGTATGGCGGGGGCATGATCGACTATTGCGACGAGACGTTGCAATAAAGCGGCTTATAGCCTACGGCGGCGGCGATCAGCTACTACGGCTGGGCCGAAACGAGGCTAGGATTTCAGCACGTCTCCAACATCCCGGACTCGTTCCGACGTTCGATGTTATCGATCGTGATCGAGAGGGCTTCTATATCGTGAGCGAACTTATAGACGGCCCCTCTCTCGACGCAGTGATCCACGAATTCGGGGAGATACCGCCTATTCAGGCTGTTCGATTGGCCATTCCGGTCGCCGAAACCCTGGAATATCTAGCCGGCGAAAACCTGATCCGATTCGATATCAAACCTGCCAATATAATGATTAGCCCTCTCAGAGGGCCGCTCGTTATTGACCTAGCCCTCGTGAGAGATGCTAATCACACGACTACCGACCCGGGAACGATCATGGGAACGCCAATTTATATGGCACCCGAAGTGTTTCTAGGCGCAGGGCCTGATATTCGTGCGGACATTTACTCGTTTGGAGTGATGCTATACGAATGCCTCACTGGAAAGCGTGCTTTCGGTGGCAAATTCCACGATGTTGCCGAGGCGATCACCAATGCCGGTATCAACACAGACGGCATTCCCGGTTCATACGAGCTGGTGCAGATTGTGAGAACCGCTGTCGCGCGCGAACGCAACGAACGATGGAACAGTTTTAGGGAGATACAGGCAGCTTTGTTAGCAACGCCAGAAGCCAAATCCCTTGAGATTGCGAGTCTTGGCCCATGGGCAGCGTTCCCTTCCTTATAG
- a CDS encoding NCS2 family permease, whose amino-acid sequence MGWIDRFFGITERQSTLSREIRGGLATFFTMAYIVVLNPLILGGAKDADGQHLGDGSTPNYALIAAATALVAGVLTILMGFVGRVPFALAAGLGLNAFVAFGIAPLMSWEDAMGLIVLEGIVITILVLTGFRTAVFHAIPMQLKTAISVGIGLFIALIGFVDSGFVRKAAGTPLELGIGGALTSWPIFVFVVGLLVTAVLVARKVKGAILIGIVGTTVLAIIVEAIAKVGPSKGGENPLGWNLVVPVFPERVVGTPDLSLIGQFSLFGSFTKISVVLAVLLVFTLLITDFFDTMGTIVGVGGQAGLVASDGTLPRTREILLVDSVAAAAGGAAGTSSNTTYIESAAGVGEGARTGFASLVTGILFLLAVFLSPLVDIVPYEAAAPALVIVGFLMMTAIKDIDFTDYEIAIPAFLTIVLMPFTYSISTGIGSGFITYVLIKLVKGKAREVHPLLWIVSALFLIYFLIGPLKILLGLA is encoded by the coding sequence ATGGGGTGGATTGACCGCTTCTTCGGAATCACTGAGCGTCAGTCGACGCTGAGCCGTGAGATCCGCGGCGGCCTGGCCACGTTCTTCACCATGGCGTACATCGTCGTACTCAACCCGCTGATCCTCGGCGGCGCCAAAGACGCCGACGGTCAGCACCTCGGCGACGGCAGCACGCCGAACTACGCGCTGATCGCCGCGGCGACCGCGCTGGTCGCCGGCGTGCTGACGATCCTCATGGGATTCGTCGGCCGTGTCCCCTTCGCGCTGGCGGCGGGCCTCGGCCTGAACGCCTTCGTCGCCTTCGGCATCGCTCCCCTGATGTCGTGGGAGGACGCGATGGGCCTGATCGTGCTGGAAGGCATCGTGATCACGATCCTGGTGCTCACCGGGTTCAGGACCGCCGTCTTCCACGCGATCCCGATGCAGCTCAAGACCGCGATCAGCGTAGGCATCGGCCTGTTCATCGCGCTGATCGGCTTCGTCGACTCCGGTTTCGTCCGCAAGGCCGCCGGCACCCCGCTGGAACTCGGCATCGGCGGCGCGCTGACGAGCTGGCCCATCTTCGTCTTCGTCGTGGGCCTGCTGGTCACCGCCGTGCTCGTCGCACGCAAGGTCAAAGGCGCCATCCTGATCGGCATCGTCGGCACGACCGTCCTCGCCATCATCGTCGAGGCGATCGCCAAGGTCGGCCCGTCCAAAGGCGGCGAGAACCCCCTCGGCTGGAACCTCGTCGTCCCCGTGTTCCCCGAGCGTGTCGTCGGCACCCCCGACCTGAGCCTCATCGGCCAGTTCAGCCTGTTCGGCTCCTTCACCAAGATCAGCGTCGTCCTCGCCGTCCTGCTGGTCTTCACCCTCCTCATCACCGACTTCTTCGACACCATGGGCACCATCGTCGGCGTAGGCGGCCAAGCGGGCCTCGTGGCCTCCGACGGCACCCTCCCCCGCACCCGCGAGATCCTCCTGGTCGACTCGGTCGCAGCCGCCGCCGGCGGCGCCGCCGGCACCTCCTCCAACACCACCTACATCGAATCGGCCGCCGGCGTAGGCGAAGGCGCACGCACCGGCTTCGCCAGCCTCGTCACCGGCATCCTGTTCCTCCTGGCCGTCTTCCTGTCCCCCTTGGTCGACATCGTCCCCTACGAGGCCGCGGCCCCCGCCCTCGTGATCGTCGGCTTCCTGATGATGACCGCCATCAAGGACATCGACTTCACCGACTACGAGATCGCCATCCCGGCCTTCCTCACCATCGTCCTGATGCCGTTCACCTACTCAATCTCTACCGGAATAGGTAGTGGGTTCATCACGTACGTCCTGATCAAGCTGGTCAAGGGCAAGGCCCGCGAAGTCCACCCACTGCTGTGGATCGTGTCCGCGCTCTTCCTGATCTACTTCCTCATCGGCCCACTCAAGATCCTGCTAGGTCTCGCCTGA
- a CDS encoding DUF2530 domain-containing protein, with the protein MNEPRPPDLTPLRTNDAATILAGTGLWVVALVVLLIVQPGPDRQWWIWTCVAGVGLGLFGVWYVRRRDRRGEPAVQPGEGDPVVPSVTPVSEPAAQHEESGGPVPFRPRD; encoded by the coding sequence GTGAACGAGCCGCGCCCCCCGGATCTCACGCCGTTGCGGACCAACGACGCGGCGACCATTCTCGCGGGCACCGGCCTGTGGGTGGTCGCTCTCGTCGTGCTGCTGATCGTGCAGCCGGGACCCGATCGCCAGTGGTGGATATGGACGTGCGTGGCCGGGGTCGGTCTCGGGCTGTTCGGCGTCTGGTACGTGCGGCGGCGCGACCGGCGCGGCGAGCCGGCCGTCCAGCCTGGTGAGGGTGACCCCGTCGTCCCGAGCGTGACACCTGTGAGCGAGCCGGCGGCGCAGCACGAGGAGAGCGGCGGACCTGTGCCGTTCCGTCCTCGCGATTGA